The Candidatus Saccharimonadales bacterium nucleotide sequence CAGTCCAACCGTGTCCTGCAAGCCAAGCAAGCAGGTATTCTGAATCAGGTACTCACCGGTGTGTTCACCAAGGGTACCGCACGCGGCGCTCAAGTGCAAGGCCATCCCCTGGCAGGGAAGACTGGTACTACCGACACCGACGCCTGGATGCTGGCCTACTCCGCAGTGGATCCGAAGAACGACGACACTCCCGCATACGTGTGTTCTGCCTGGGCAGGCTATGCCGACAACCGCACAACAAGTGCGCGTGGCGGCGATGTTTGGGGTGCTGATGTCGCGAAAATATGTCAGTACTTTTTTGCGGGGGCGCTCAAGGGAACTCCCACGGTCAATTTTCCCGCGGCCGACATGAACGCGGGCAAGGTGATCGGGCTTCAGCAAGAAAAACCGGTGGAGGCACCCAAGCCACAACCGACGACGGCCGAGCCGGCTAAGGCAAAGCCAACACCCACGACAACCGAGGAGGCGCCAACAACGACGAAACGCAAACCGCCGGCAACGACGACCGAACAGTCGACCGTCACGCCTTCATCGCAGGGGGTCGTAACAGGTACGGTCGATCCGGGTCAATCAGTCGGCTAAGTAAAGGGTAGCGGATCTAATGCGCAAAACCCCTCGTGAGCACCCAGGTGTCACGAGGGGCTATCCCTTGTTATTATCTATTTACGTTACGCAGTGCATCAAGCGAAACAGCACCGTTCCGAGCGTATACTTTAGGCGAAACCTCGTCTTGACGTCGAATATGCTCGGTAATTTTTACGACTTTACGTGCCGTGTCCCAATCCTGAAAACTACCCTCAGGAGTATCTCCATTAAGTCCACTCTTTACAACTTCTCCATAGCCGTTATCGGTAAATTGTGTCTGCTCAAATAAATGCTCAACAGCCTCTGGTATGGTAAGCGAATTACGTTGCAAGTCAACCACAACGGTATTTCGTTCACTCGTGTCAGGATCAACAAAGTCAAGCCGCACGCACTTCTTATCATCAAGGCCTTTTCCGCCTTGCCACCGAAAAGGAAGTTCATAATGCATCCTCTCTGGAATAGTAGCCTGCTCATCAATAATTGTTGTCGTTCCGTGCACGATAAAACCGGTTTCAATTTCGGAAGGGAGCACCGAGTCGGCATATTTATATCTCTCGAGACTTAGCGTAGCATTACCTACATTTTTATATCGCTTACTTGCATAGAATGCCTGCTCAACATCAAGCCCAATACTAATAACATGTGGCCCAAGATCCTCAAGTGCGCCTCCTTCAAAAGCCGCAACTCGACCTTCGCCTTCTACGGTTCGGGCCTCTTCAATAGTAACCACTGCCGATTCCAGTCTCCCAAGCACATCCATTACTTCACCGAGTTTTTCGCGCATTGCCTTCCAAGCACCCTTTACGACATAATGCTCGTGCACATAAAGAGGGTCTGTATCGGCATCAATACCGTTAGCCTTTCGCTCGGCTTCAGCCTCAGCAATTGCATCATCAACTTCTCGCATTTCTGAAATAGTGCGTACGGCTGGTTTGGGAACAACTACAAACCCAAGCAATCCTTTTCCCACTCTTCGCAGGTGCTGTTTAATCGCGTCGACATGCATTTGTGGTATGAGGCTAAGATATGCCGAAATCGCCTCTGTACCGAGCGCTCTATCCGCTCGCTCACGACCCTCATATTCGTCCAAGCGGTATAAGACATCATGGGGCACACGAGCGGGGTCAATATCGCGTACTTCAAAAAGCTCTACCGGGCGGATCTCTTGCAAACCTTTTAGCGCACTACCGAAATGCTCTGTATTTGCACCACCCCCAAATACCTGAACCGATCGGTTCTCACGAGTATTGTTCATACGAGGACTCATTGCTTCTACAGACATACTTTTCCTTTTTGCCTATAAAGAACAGGCACCGTCTCACTTGAAAACGGATTCAGCCCTCTTTTGGCTCATTATTTTAGCATTAAAAAACGCCCTTCATGAGAGTGCAGAGCGCTGGCGCGGAGTGCGTTTCGTTCATATAGTAGATCAAACGCGTATGATATACAATAACTTTTTACGGGTTTTGTATATTTGAAGCAGGAGATTGCCCCATAGTTAGCTTTGGCCTTGGCCTTACGAACGCTAAAATAATCAATAGCATCACGCCCAGTACTACATAGCTTACACCAAATCCCAGCCACCAATCACGAAGCTGTGTTGCAAGGATTTCGAGTGCAATGAGCAATTTATCTTGTACCGCCGGAGTAGCCGAGGCTGGCGCAAAAATAGATACACCGGCATGCAAGAGCCACACTTCAACGATTGAAAAGACGATGTTCGTAAGCCCGATAACGACAAGGAGCCATGCCATCCGTTTTACGCCTGCGCGTTTTGTTACGCTCCAAAAAATAATAGCAATAGTTCCAAGAAGCAGAAGCACAGGTACAACATATAGCGAGATAACGAAGTAGCGGTGGGCCACTGGAACAAATGAAAGTTGGTCGCTAAGAGGCTGGCCATTTACATCCTTAAGGCTGGCCGTATCAATCGTGTCGGTGTCTGAAAAAAGCTTAGTGGCAAGAATTTCTTGGCGCACCATCTGGCCTATTTGGTCGAGTGAAATACCTCGGGGGCGGCACGTAAGATTAAGGACTTCTTCGGCCGACGTAGGTGGTGCTGTCACCATTGCACACAGTGGAAGCGCAGCAAGCTTTTGCTCTATATCCTGTGCAGTATTACTAGCGAAGTTCTGTTTAACTGGTGTTAAATCAATTGAAAAATCGGGTTTTGGTGTTTGCCCGCGTGCCCATGCGTAGATGCTATCAATAGCACGTTCCGAAGAAATTTTAGCAAAATCCGGAGGAAACGCCGCCACAAATGCCTGCTGAATTCCCGGATCAGAGACGAGCAGAGTGGTGTCGCTCGCCTCCGGGAGACTACTCTGAATCGATGTTTCATACACACCGCTCGTGCGAAGTGCTTGCTTAAGTGGCTGGGGAGAGTCAAAAACCATATATAATGCCACGAAAAGCGCTAAAAGCGACAAGCAAAACGAGACGATAAGAACCGCCATACCCCCACCAAAACGACGCAGCATATCCATAACGGCATTATAGCAGTGTTCATCAATTATACGCCAATGTGTCGGCACATAAAACTACAACCTCACGCTCTCATTATAAATACAATTGAAAGCCCGCCTCCTACGGGCTTTTTTTAGCTCTTGTATGAAGGCGGGAAGGGTATTACGGCAACAACGGACGATGGCGAAGACGACCGGTATATGGTCGCAATTCCCGTGCCGCTTCGAGATTTTGCACCAGAACAGTCGCGCTAGGCATATAGCTCAGAGTATCGTCATCGCTTCGCCACCTCAGAATTTCAAAGATGTGCGGTAATCCCCTTTGCCGATACTGATTTGCCTTACGCATTGCCACGATACAGGTCTGTGTAACCGTGTCGGGAAGATGCATAAGACGCTGCTCGGGCACCTCACCTCGAACGGGATGGAGCATAGTTTGATACTGCCCAGGCCGAGGTAAGGCACCACACGTTCCCGTGCCTTTATCCGTCACTACAACCTGAATTACTTGTCCAAATCGATCCTCGTAATGAGTATCTCGGGGCGTCATGTCGTAGGTGCCCGGCTCTAAAACGACAAGCTCCGAAGCATATCGAGCCAGTAGTTGATCCGTTAATTCAAAAGGAGATTGACCTTTCTCGATTGCAAAAGGGACATCAAGGTGAAGATGCTCAATTGCCATGTCGTAAATTGTACAATAAAAAGCATCGCCTGCCTAGCAACTTTAGTCTTCCACCACCTGTCGTTGCGTAAGATAGTACCCCACACGAAATCGCACCAATACAAACAAAGCGATATAAAGGGCAAATATATACAACGCAAATGCCGAATTCTCAAGCGTCCACGATTTGATTGTAAGTAGAGTTATCAGAGCGCTCACAACGAATAGAAGGAAAAGGGTAGGGCTCTCAGAATCAGGATCACGAAATGACTTGATAATTGTTGGTGTTGCAGCCAAGCCGTCGGCCATAATACTAAGGATAATCGCCCAGGCACTATCTTGAGTCAGCTGCCAGGCCAAGATCGCCAACAACGAGACTCCGCCACACACATAGTCAAGTTTTGTGAGATGAACAAATCCTTTCTTTAATGCAACAAAAAAGATAACTGCCGGACAAAAACCCACGGCAAATGTCAGCCACGCAGACGCTCCAATACCATGTTGCAATTGAGCCGTAAATGCAATCAATGGCGCAAGTCCCCATAAAAACCACGTAACGATATTTGGTCGAACTTTGCCTGCGATAATATCTTTAATATACAAACCACCACCAATAAAAAGCAGACCTACGCCCACCCACACAAAATGCTCGTCAATCATGCCCACCTCCACGACTCATCATCATGGAGTATAACAAAAGGCGTTACGTATTTAAACCGAGCTGCCTGACCACACTATTTGGTCCGACAAAAAACGCACTGTCCGACATAATAGCTTCACGCCACGCCTTCAATACCGTCGTCCTATCAAATTGTATTGCCTCAAACCAAGCCGGAGGCATCTTGGGGTTTTCGCTTGTCATTGTACCCCAAAGAGCCATTTCATAGATGATAGGAATTGTCCCCAGCCCGGCTTCAGTCAGCGTATATGCGACTTTCCGCCCGTCTTCTTTATCGATCGACTTTAAGATAATACCCGCCTTTTCCAGGTGAACCAGCCTATCGGCAAGCACACTAGTACCTATCCGTTCCTCTGACTTTAGGAAATCGCTATAGGTTTTTGCGCCGTACGTCAGGATACCTCTGAGTATTAAGAATGACCACGTATCACCAAATATCTCAGTTGTGAAATTAATAGGGCATCTTGATCGGTTACTCGCTCGCTTCATAATATCCTTAAGTATAGCAAATATAACTTTCATTATCAAAGTTAAAATGATATTATGGCAGTACATCATAAAATTAAAGGGGAATGTATGAAAAAAATTAACTATTGGGCCGTACTGGTGGCGATACTCGTAACATTTATCGCCAGTGCTATTTGGTACGCTGCATTTGCACATCAATACTTTGAGCTACGGGGGATCGACCCTAACGATCAAGCCGCAACAGCGATGCCAGGATGGCAGATACTTGTTATCCTCGGGCGACATCTTGTTGTGACACTCGTCATAGCCTACGCGTTTATTCGCATGGGAATCACTACGCTAAAAGAAGGCCTAGGGATGAGTTTTCTTTTCTGGCTTGGCTTTCCAGCGGTTTTGCTCGTTGGTTCAATCGTTAGTGATAAAGTACCTTTCGAGCTCGCCGCGATTCATGGGGGAGACTGGCTTGTTAAACTTCTTATTATTGGGGCGATCCTTGCCCTTTGGCAAAAGAAAGTAAAGAAGGGAGTATAGATGGAAGATATTAATTTTTGGGCTATCGTTGCTGCGGTAATCGCTTCATTTGTGACAAGTTCGATCTATTACGTTGTTTTCAGTAAGCAATGGGCATCGGTAAGTAAAGTTGGCGCGGCGGCCGCCGAGGCAAACGCCAAACATCCAGGCCCTTTCCAGGGTATCGTACAAATTGCCCGCACTCTCGTACTTACGTTTGTCGTTGCCTTTCTCGTAAGCAATTTGCACATTCACGATGCCGCGAGTGCCATCGGCCTTAGTTTTATCCTTTGGGTCGGCTTTCCAGTCGTACTGCTTACCGGTTCGGTCATGTGGGAAAAATCCCCAGTAAAGCTCGCCATGCTTCACGCTGGCGACAGCCTCCTAGCACTTCTTATTATGACCCTGGTCCTATCCCTCTGGCGCTAGGCAAGAATTAAAAAGCCCCGTAATATGCGGGGCTTTTTAATTAAAACACCAATTTACTTATGTGATTTCGAGGCCTTTTTCTGCATTTTTTGCTTGCGTTTTTCCAACTTCTGGTCGCTTTCATCCTCGGCATCAATCAGATCTTTACTTGTAATACCCAGCTTTTTCATGATTGCATCTTGTTTGATATTCATCGCTAGGTTATCCCGATTTTGCGTATTTTGAATAATGAAAACCATCAAGAAAGTAATAATCGTCGTACTCGTGTTGATAATGAGTTGCCAGGTGTCCGAAAAACCCAAAATCGGTCCCGTTACCGCCCAAAGTGTAAGTACGCTAAGAGCTAAAACAAATACCCAAGGCCGTCCTAGCCACGCAGAAACAGTACTTGTAAAGCGTGTAAATAATTCTTCTTTATTTTTAGCCACATTACCTCCTTATGTCACTCGGCTTTCTCAGCCTCACCACTTGCCGTGGTGAGTTCGTGCTTGGTTGGCTTGCCGTGCGTAAGATAATTGAGAAGCACGGCCAAAGAGGCACCAATAATAGGCCCTACAAGATATATCCAAAACATTTCTAGCTTACCTGTTACCAACAGTGCCCCAAATGATAAGGCAGGGTTCATCGACCCTCCGCTTGTGGTTGCCCCCAGAGCCGAACATAATGCAACCGTGCCCCCTACGGCAATGCCCGCATTTGGCCCTACTATCTTACTCCCTGTAGCCGTACCAATAATGACAGTCACTAGCAAAAGCGTTAAAATCGCCTCCATCCCCAGCGCAAGGGGTAGTGAAATATCGGGAAGAGGCGCTTCTATAGGACTCGTATTACTCAAAAACATCTTAAGCAGGAGAACCGCGAGAACAGCACCTATTAGCTGGACAATTATATATCCCGGCACTCGTCGCCATTCAAATGCTCTTCGAATGGCAAAAGCAAAAGTAACAGCAGGATTAATATGAGCTCCCGAGACCCTTCCTAATGAATAAATAACCGCCATCACCATGAGGGCGGGGGTGATTACTTGAGCAATAAAATCTACCCGAGATCCCGGAGCATGGGCAAGTGATGCAATTCCAACTCCGGCAAAAGTAAGAGCAAATGCTCCGAAGAGCTCCGCGACCAACGCGCGAAATTCTTTCTCAACCGAAGTCTTCTCATGCGCAATCATAAGCTTATTATACAGGATGCTGTATTTAAGGCTAATCCGGTACACGTTACAGTTGTAGTATTGCCAAGAGCAAGTTGCTTACTCCAAAAGAATCGAAAGAGTATACCTAGTAGCAATGAGCATCGCCGAAAAACGGATCATAAAAGCTAAAAGGCCCTATCGGCTATACTTTATACTAGGGCTTTTGGTGCCGCTACCATTCATCGCGGCCAGTCTTTTATTCGACTTCTTTTCGCAAAATATCCACGCAAGTAACGCCTTTCTTTACCTGACTATCATAATCCTCACCATTTTGTTTTTCACCATACTTGTCGTCAAGTTCTACCGCCGGCTTTCAGATACAATAAACGATCTGGATATTCATTCGGCAACATTGCTTGGGTTTCACGTATCTTGCCTCATCCTTTTATCACCGCTACTTTACGCCGCAGTTGCTTCGCTCCAACCTCCGCTGCGCCAGCTATTTCAGGCTCTTCTGCTTGTGTGCGTAAGCGGCGTATTGATGGTGCTATTTTTAGGCATTGCCTTGAGCAAACTAGCCGACACGAAAAATCCTGAGCTTTCTTCTCATTATGGCGATTTGCCTCATCGCGTCACTTTTTTATTTACTTAAGAGATAAAAATCAGAGAATATCGGCGCCACCACCTTGCTGACTAGCCTAGAAAAATCAAAATATGGTATACTAACAGAGCTATTGGGGTGTCGCCAAGTGGTAAGGCACATGGTTTTGGTCCATGCATTCGGGGGTTCGAATCCCTCCACCCCAGCCATGAAATTATTGTTCAAAAACCACCTCTGTAAAAGGGGTGGTTTTTGTGGTTTGGAATCTCATAGGAGAGGTAGAACGTCCAAACTTCTGATTTACGGGTGCTGTGTGAGTCTTGGGGGACCGAACCGTCTTCTCATTCTAAAATAAAATCTAAGTGATGCGTAGTCCTGCCCTCCGTCTTCGTGACGGAGGGCAGGACCGTGACGGCTATACCCTCGAAAGGGCGGATACCATCACTTCTTGCCGGAGTCTAGCTGCCGTCGCACTCGTTGCTGCAGGACTTGCAGGTCTCCTGGTCGCACGGCACCCGGTGGCCGATCCACAGCATCTCGTCGACGACGAAGCCGTGGCCCTTCAGAGCCTCCACGGTGCGGGCGATGTTGCCCGTCCTGTAGTCGACACCGGGCACGTCGCTCGGGTTGTGGTGGATGAACCGGCCGGCCACCTTCTGGCAGAAGTCCGCGTAGGCCTTCGTGTAGAGGATGAACGTGTGCCAGCCGACGTCCACGAACTCCGACGGGCTGTAGCGACCCTGGGGCTCACGCGCGCAGAGCGCCAGGAAGGCCAAGGCCTGGTCCATGATGCGCTCCGCGAGGGAGAGCTCCATGGACTCGTCCTTGACGATCCGGGCGACGAGGCGCGACCAGAGCTGCTCGTCGATGAGGTGCTTGTTGGCCAACTAGCGGCCGGCCGGCGCCTCACCGACGTGGGTGTTCACGGACATGCCGTGTTCCTTCCACTGGACAAGACCGGACATTTGTCCGGATATATAATATAGTAAATGATTATGTGAAAAATGGAGCAATCGAGCTTGGAGTTGTGAATCTCGAATTCCTTTCTACGTAGGAAATAATTGCAAGACAGGGTGGAGCGGTCGGTGTCGAACGCATATGCTGCGTTCGTATAGCGCCACCGACCAAGCACTCTTGATCCCACCCAGGCCGTCATACTGCGACAGTTGTTGACGCAGCTAATGCCGTTGTTGCGGCATCGGGCCTAGTGTTTGTCGCATCCGAAGCAGCTCGAGCCGTCGCAGACGCCCCTGCAGTCGGATGCCGAGGCCTGCTGCCAACCGGGCACGTCGTTGGGCAGGTGGTGGATGCGGCGCCCCGCCAGCACCTCGCATGCGGCCTCGTACTCGAAGGAGTACAGCTGGAAGTTGTGCCAGCCGAGGTCTTCTTCCTCGTCGGGCGACGTGGAGCTTCCGGCCTCCGGGAACCGGGCCAGGAAGGCCAGACCGCGGCCCTGCGCCCGCTCGGCGTCTGCCTGGGACAGGCCGTGTTCCTTGACGATCCGCGCGACCAGCCGGTCCCACAGGTTGTCGATCATGGCCTCGACCTTGCCGGCCGGCAGGTGCGGGTAGTGCTCGATCAAGTACCCGACCATCCGGTCGCGGTTGTCGACGCACCACTGCCGCGCCTGGGGCACGACGGATGTTCCTTCCATGACTGCGGTCATGTCCAACCTCTCACTCGAAACGTGTCTTACGGCTGCAAGACACGTTCTCCAGTATAGCGCAGAACCCGCCAGTCTTTCCAGGAATTTTGGGAATAGGAACTTCAACAGTTTTATTGCTTTAAAATATCTCGCTAAAAAAAGACCGGGTGAGGTAAATACCCCATTTTTTTCTATGTAGTTTCGTTTTCTAGGTTTTCTATACTGAACCTGACATTTAAAGATGATCGGATTTTAATGTAGGTTAAGAATTTCTTATGTTAGCAATAGCTCTCTCCTCGTCAGTGGCATTTAATAAGTTGCGAACCTCCTTAATTTCTTCTCGAACCTCTATCTCTGTCTTTTGATCAAAAGTTTGGAATAGGTTCTTTCTCTCCAGCCATGAAATTATTCGTCGGAATGATGTCCATATTGGACATCATTTGATTTATTGCTACAGTTACAGATATGGTTACCGAAGTATTATTTATTCAAGGCGTAGGTGAAGGTGCCTACGAAGAAGACTCGCTGTTAGCAAAAAGCCTACAAAAAGAGCTTGGTTCACACTTTAAAGTCACTTATCCAAAGATGCCCGATGAGGTAAATGCGCCATATGACACATGGAAAACACAAATCCAGAAAGAACTCGACGCGGCCTCGGAACCAGTTATTCTGGTAGGTCACTCGTTAGGTGCATCTTACATTGCCAAGTTACTTACTCAAGTCAAGGTCCACAAACCGCTTAGAGGAATCTTTTTACTAGAAGCACCCTTTTGGGGCGGTCAGGGCTGGTTATACGAAGGTTACGAAGAATTGGAGTTGCCTCAAAATGTAGTGACAAAATTCCCAGATGGAGTGAAGTTATTTTTATATCATACGCGCGACGACGAAATCGTTCCATTTGATCATCTCGCGCTATACTCAACACTGCTGCCACAGGCGACTGTTCGGGAAATTGAGAAGGGGGGTCACCAACTAAACAATGACCTATCGGTGGTAGCTAGAGATATAAAAGAGCTGAAGTAGCACGGCGGCTCGCACCTCTCTACTTCAGCCATGAAATTATTACAGATAAAGCGTTCAAACTTTACTTTACTTTACTACTTTGTAGTGGAGATGCGAGACAATGCTCGTACCACCAACAGACTCTACTTCAAATTTGAGACCTGGTACACCTTCGAAGAGACGGGCGCCGCTTCCAACAGTTACGGGTACGACGTGGAGCCATAATTCGTCAATGAGGCCAGCTGCCAAGTATTGATTTACCGTGTTTG carries:
- a CDS encoding helix-turn-helix domain-containing protein, giving the protein MKRASNRSRCPINFTTEIFGDTWSFLILRGILTYGAKTYSDFLKSEERIGTSVLADRLVHLEKAGIILKSIDKEDGRKVAYTLTEAGLGTIPIIYEMALWGTMTSENPKMPPAWFEAIQFDRTTVLKAWREAIMSDSAFFVGPNSVVRQLGLNT
- a CDS encoding DUF1761 domain-containing protein, yielding MKKINYWAVLVAILVTFIASAIWYAAFAHQYFELRGIDPNDQAATAMPGWQILVILGRHLVVTLVIAYAFIRMGITTLKEGLGMSFLFWLGFPAVLLVGSIVSDKVPFELAAIHGGDWLVKLLIIGAILALWQKKVKKGV
- a CDS encoding DUF1761 domain-containing protein, with the protein product MEDINFWAIVAAVIASFVTSSIYYVVFSKQWASVSKVGAAAAEANAKHPGPFQGIVQIARTLVLTFVVAFLVSNLHIHDAASAIGLSFILWVGFPVVLLTGSVMWEKSPVKLAMLHAGDSLLALLIMTLVLSLWR
- a CDS encoding low affinity iron permease family protein, with the protein product MAKNKEELFTRFTSTVSAWLGRPWVFVLALSVLTLWAVTGPILGFSDTWQLIINTSTTIITFLMVFIIQNTQNRDNLAMNIKQDAIMKKLGITSKDLIDAEDESDQKLEKRKQKMQKKASKSHK
- a CDS encoding aquaporin, yielding MIAHEKTSVEKEFRALVAELFGAFALTFAGVGIASLAHAPGSRVDFIAQVITPALMVMAVIYSLGRVSGAHINPAVTFAFAIRRAFEWRRVPGYIIVQLIGAVLAVLLLKMFLSNTSPIEAPLPDISLPLALGMEAILTLLLVTVIIGTATGSKIVGPNAGIAVGGTVALCSALGATTSGGSMNPALSFGALLVTGKLEMFWIYLVGPIIGASLAVLLNYLTHGKPTKHELTTASGEAEKAE
- a CDS encoding alpha/beta hydrolase, coding for MVTEVLFIQGVGEGAYEEDSLLAKSLQKELGSHFKVTYPKMPDEVNAPYDTWKTQIQKELDAASEPVILVGHSLGASYIAKLLTQVKVHKPLRGIFLLEAPFWGGQGWLYEGYEELELPQNVVTKFPDGVKLFLYHTRDDEIVPFDHLALYSTLLPQATVREIEKGGHQLNNDLSVVARDIKELK